Proteins found in one Gigantopelta aegis isolate Gae_Host chromosome 12, Gae_host_genome, whole genome shotgun sequence genomic segment:
- the LOC121386548 gene encoding mucin-2-like, producing the protein MRSKVAAAKFIGEQDCSEQTGLTKNSKPVFCWSKQHTTTSISLPNNTPAPVSACQTTHHHQYQPIKQHITTSISLSNNTPAPVSAYQTTHHHQYQPVKQHTSTSISLPNNTPVPVSACQTTHHHQYQPAKQHITTSSSLPNNTSPPVSACQTTHRHQYQPAKQHITTSISLSNNTPPPVSACQTTHHHKYQPAKQYTTTSISLPNTPHHHQYQPAKQHTTTSISLPNNTPAPVAACQTTHQHQYQPAKQHTSTSTSLPSNTPPPVPACQRHHTTTSISLPNNTPPPVSACQTHHTTSISLPNNTPPPVSARQTTHHHQYQPVKQHITTSISLPNNTPPPVSACQTHHTTTSISLSNNTPPPVPACQTHHTTSISLSNNTPPPVSACQSTHHHQYQPAKQHITTSISLPKHTTTSISLPNTPHHHQYQPAKHTTPPPV; encoded by the exons ATGAGGTCCAAAGTAGCAGCAGCAAAATTTATTGGAGAACAGGATTGTTCTGAACAAACGGGATTGACAAAGAATTCCAAACCAGTCTTCTGTTG GTCCAaacaacacaccaccaccagTATCAGCCTGCCGAACAACACACCAGCACCAGTATCAGCCTGCCAaacaacacaccaccaccagTATCAGCCTATCAAACAACACATCACCACCAGTATCAGCCTGTCAAACAACACACCAGCACCAGTATCAGCCTATCAAACAACACATCACCACCAGTATCAGCCTGTCAAACAACACACCAGCACCAGTATCAGCCTGCCAAACAACACACCAGTACCAGTATCAGCCTGTCAAACAACACATCACCACCAGTATCAGCCTGCCAAACAACACATCACCACCAGTAGCAGCCTGCCAAACAACACATCACCACCAGTATCAGCCTGCCAAACAACACACCGGCACCAGTATCAGCCTGCCAAACAACACATCACCACCAGTATCAGCCTGTCAaacaacacaccaccaccagTATCAGCCTGTCAAACAACACACCATCACAAGTATCAGCCTGCCAAACAATACACCACCACCAGTATCAGCCTGCcaaacacaccacaccaccaccagtaTCAGCCTGCCAAACAACACACAACCACCAGTATCAGCCTGCCAAACAACACACCAGCACCAGTAGCAGCCTGCCAAACAACACACCAGCACCAGTACCAGCCTGCCAAACAACACACCAGCACCAGTACCAGCCTGCCAAGTAACACACCACCACCAGTACCAGCCTGTCAAagacaccacaccaccaccagtaTCAGCCTGCCAaacaacacaccaccaccagTATCAGCCTGCcaaacacaccacaccaccaGTATCAGCCTGCCAaacaacacaccaccaccagTATCAGCCAGACAaacaacacaccaccaccagTATCAGCCTGTCAAACAACACATCACCACCAGTATCAGCCTGCCAaacaacacaccaccaccagTATCAGCCTGCcaaacacaccacaccactACCAGTATCAGCCTGTCAaacaacacaccaccaccagTACCAGCCTGCcaaacacaccacaccaccaGTATCAGCCTGTCAAACAACACCCCACCACCAGTATCAGCCTGTCAATCAACACATCACCACCAGTATCAGCCTGCCAAACAACACATCACCACCAGTATCAGCCTGCCAAAACACACCACCACCAGTATAAGCCTGCcaaacacaccacaccaccaccagtaTCAGCCTGCcaaacacaccacaccaccaccagtaTAA